atcaaggatgAGGCCATGACGCCGCGCCCAACCACCGAGACTGGCGACACCGCAGCAGATGAGAGTATCTCCAACAGACCGAATCCGGCACGCTCAACTAAGCGGAAACGAGACGAATCTACGCCAGCCTCGGTCCAATCCCCAAGGGGACGACAGCTGACAGATGCATCCCGTGATGATTCGATGCCGCCTAATATGCCCAATGTCGTCCTCTGGACCCGCTCTTTCCACAAGGTCAGCGGCTCTGCCATGGAGTCGATTGTCGGCCACCGGTCAGCCAACATGTTTGCTGCCCCCATCCGAGAGAAGGACGCACCGGGCTATCATAAGGTGATCAAACAGCCCCAGGACCTGAAAACCATCCGCAGTGCCATCGCCCACGGGAACAAGGCCGCCGCGCAAGCAGCCGCTGCTTTGCCGGGGGGTGACCCAGGCGGTAGCTGCTGGCTCCCTCGGACAGAAGAGCTTGTCCCACCAAagagcatcatcaactcTGGCCAGCTCGACCGCGAGCTCTCTCACATTTTTGCCAACTGCATCATGTACAATCCCGACCCGTGGCACGGACCAGGCCCGGCTTTCCTACCCCAGGAGGATGATTCTGAGGGACTGGAAGCTGGCGCGCACCAGGATAATGTCGTGGGGTACAAGGTGGACGAGTTTGGGATCGTCAACGATGCCCGCGCCATGTTTATCGAGGTCGAGCAGCATGTTAGTGAGTTGCGCTCGGCGGAGAAGCGTAGTGCGCCCCCCGGTGGTGGACATGCTGCGGGGGCGGAGGGTGTGTTTACTGGGACGAGCACAAGGCAGGCTAGCGTTGCGATGCAacatggcgatggcggtTCCAAGGATGACGTGTCTGGTGCAGAGGAACAGGACGAGCAGACGGCGACCGAGACGGAGAATAATGACGGGAGATCCAAGAGAAGGCGAACGGGGAGAGCCTAGATGGGGAGATCTCTTGGTAGCAATGCGCTCACAGGATATGAGAAAAGACAAGGGTCACTGGGAAAAGCAAGACCCAGGCAGAAAACGTATGGTGGACGTTGGGCCCGAGACTTTTGCTCAAAATGAAGCTTTGTTTGGATTCATGTATCAATAAATGGGCGGGGACCAATGTTGATGTCCATCACCGTATTATAGTATAAGAGCATCGCCCTGGGATGTTATACACAACAGAGCACACTCTACCTCTTGTGGTCACTATCTGTGTTCACCGGCACGGTTGATGAGGGGCACGCGAGGGGCGATATCTTTGTGGAAGCACTCAAACACACTCTTGTCAACGTTGAGACAGCTAGCGCTGCTGAGGGTGGACACAGCTTTGATTGACGATGGCTGCCAAGTAACTGTACTTTTCTGAACCCTATTCGTTAAAGCGCTGTTTCGAAGCGCTGAACCCCTCTTCAGTCCCTATTCAACAGCCAAAAGCAATAAAAAGCACCAAAACGCCCTGCCTCCCCTTCATTTCCTAtttcccaccatcccagTCTCTTCCACTCACCAACTGCAAGAAGCCACCTCATCAAAcgccaacctcaacttcAGGCGTATTCGCACTTGACCTCAATGTTGTCGTAGCGCTTGCCCTGAAGATAGAAGACATACCCCATATCGGCGGAACCAGCTGTAGGGTACTGCTGTTAGCAAAAACCGCAATTACCAcggccaaaaaaaaagaaaaaaaaagaaaaaaaaaagaaaaaagaaaaagaaaaaaaaaaaaaaagaccaggACAATACTCACGAGTAACCTTGATGTCACCCTCCATGATATAGTACACCTTCCCGTCCCCCCCATTCTTCTgcaccctctccgcctcgggCACCTTTGAAACATCAGCAATGAGCGTGCACAGCGTACCCAGCGTctcatccttctccaacatggCCTCCCGCCCCTTTTTCTATCCACCATGATCGCAGCTTTCAGCTCTGTGAACCACCCGTTTTCCACCCGCTGCCGATAATAGAACGGAAACGAGAACGCTTGCTCTCCTCCATGTCGTCGCCCCGCTGGAAAAACCGAACCATGGCGTCGACGCTCTGAATGCCGGTATACCCGTCATGAAATGTCTTGGTCGCCAGACTGGTATGCTTCTTGGAGTCAACGGCTGGATCCTACTCTCGCCCATGTGGTGGCGCGTCCTTGCGACTGATGACATGGACTTTGGTCAGGGAACCGTCGCCGACGAGCGAGAGGCCCTTCATGATGGCACCGCGGGTGACAGCCAGGTCGGGCTCCGGGGGTGTGATGAGGGGGACTTCGGTCCGCATCTGGTTGTCCTTCCTCCAAATGTACGCCTGCTTGATCTCGCCGCGGAGGTAAGGAGAACCGGCGAAGCCTCCTACTAGGATGAAGGCTTTGATGGACTTCGTCGGGCACGCGTCCTGTTGCTCATTCACCTTTTTGACAATGATGCCGACGGTGGGCCTGAAGATGTCTTCGAGGTGGTCCGAGCTGACCTTTATCTTGTCATTGTAGACGCCGGCTTGTTcgttgttgaggatgaggttgagggggaacTCGTGGGTCCCTGAGGACTTGGTAAAACAGCGCTTGGTCTGTAGTAGAACTTGAGGATTAGTCTAAGGTgagtgggaaaggggaaaaaaagtaaCACTTGCCTCAAACTCAAACTTGGCCATTGCGGGGGATATATGTCTCTCACGCATGTTACGCGAAAGTAGTGCGTATCCTGGAACACACCAGAATCTATTATGGAGGTACTCTCTGAATCTCATGTTGAGTTGGGCGGAGCCGGCAAGATCGCCATCGCGGAGACcaacctccttgaccttcagggggttgaggttggtgatggtgtaaATGACCAGGTCCACAGTGCCGCCTCCCGCATCAATAATCACGAACCTGCCAGTCTTTATCAGCACACGTGTTCATATTGGCCTATTGCACACTGAGCAATAAACGTACGTATCGCCAACCTCGAGCTTGGTGTCTGTATCAGCAGTGCGCTCAGCCTTCTCATTGATGGCATAGATAGCAGCAGCCTCGGGCTCcgagaggagatggatggtcCCGCTCGGCATACCCGCCACCCTCAAGGCCGTATGGAAAGCTGTCCTGGTCTTCTCCTTGGAGTCATTGTTCCAGTTGGCTGGGACAGTGGCCACGTACTCGAAGTCAGTGGGCAAAGACTTGAAGTTCATCTTTGTCTTGGCATACCCCAGGAGCGATGTCAGAAACTTGGTGACCAATGACTCTGGACTTGGACCGGCATTGATGAATTCAAGCTGTCGAGGCGTAAGCCTCCTTGCCCAAGGATAAAGACCGCTGCGTTGTGACTTGGGTTAGATCGCTATCCTCAAGGTCGTCGAAGGGGACTCACAGCTTGAACCACTCCATCACCTCGTCTGCGGGGGTATCATCAGAGACATCGAAGCCCCATTTGCCCGTCTTGGA
The window above is part of the Podospora bellae-mahoneyi strain CBS 112042 chromosome 3, whole genome shotgun sequence genome. Proteins encoded here:
- a CDS encoding hypothetical protein (EggNog:ENOG503NWSG; COG:O) gives rise to the protein MLEKDETLGTLCTLIADVSKVPEAERVQKNGGDGKVYYIMEGDIKVTPGSADMGYVFYLQGKRYDNIEVKCEYA
- a CDS encoding hypothetical protein (EggNog:ENOG503NWSG; COG:O) is translated as MPPPTIKPTTIVAVDMGTTFTSIAWASSAKPDEVMILREWPTADLSNKPGEKHPEGKVDGIRHYQRVPTKLSKTGKWGFDVSDDTPADEVMEWFKLGLYPWARRLTPRQLEFINAGPSPESLVTKFLTSLLGYAKTKMNFKSLPTDFEYVATVPANWNNDSKEKTRTAFHTALRVAGMPSGTIHLLSEPEAAAIYAINEKAERTADTDTKLEVGDTFVIIDAGGGTVDLVIYTITNLNPLKVKEVGLRDGDLAGSAQLNMRFREYLHNRFWCVPGYALLSRNMRERHISPAMAKFEFEASTKRCFTKSSGTHEFPLNLILNNEQAGVYNDKIKVSSDHLEDIFRPTVGIIVKKVNEQQDACPTKSIKAFILVGGFAGSPYLRGEIKQAYIWRKDNQMRTEVPLITPPEPDLAVTRGAIMKGLSLVGDGSLTKVHVISRKDAPPHGRE